The following are from one region of the Hymenobacter radiodurans genome:
- a CDS encoding FkbM family methyltransferase → MRKFAFRALGFAVRKLTAINDSITKDENDKTNLAREKHWNDKFGDKEFFDHSIDSNIKIRLYRDSILSKLIYNGFENAELDFLRNFLREGDTFFDIGSNIGLFSLVASTRIGDEGKIFAFEPSPKTYARLKENLKNNNISDQYVFNIGLSDKIDKLQLNISDNGYDAWNSFADSKDGKFSKVQEVDVDTLDNIANRYGVRNIDLIKLDVEGWEKFVLYGGERTMKDNSPVIMVEFTEENTFSAGYHVQELYDILEAWGYKWYRYIDKKLVFEKKQLHYPYDNLFAIKDIDTVNKRLAID, encoded by the coding sequence ATGCGTAAATTTGCATTTAGAGCACTAGGTTTTGCAGTTAGAAAGTTGACTGCAATTAACGATAGTATTACTAAAGATGAAAATGACAAAACAAACTTAGCTCGGGAAAAGCACTGGAATGACAAATTCGGTGATAAAGAGTTTTTTGACCACAGTATAGATTCTAATATTAAAATTAGGCTCTATAGAGACTCTATTTTGTCAAAACTTATATATAATGGTTTTGAGAATGCAGAGTTAGATTTTTTAAGAAATTTTTTACGTGAGGGTGATACTTTTTTTGATATAGGATCAAATATTGGTTTATTTTCATTAGTTGCATCTACTAGAATAGGCGATGAAGGAAAGATTTTTGCTTTTGAGCCTTCTCCCAAAACTTATGCAAGGCTAAAAGAGAATTTAAAAAACAATAATATATCTGACCAATATGTATTTAATATTGGCTTGTCGGATAAGATTGATAAACTGCAATTGAATATATCCGATAATGGATATGATGCATGGAATTCATTTGCTGATTCTAAAGACGGAAAGTTTAGTAAAGTTCAAGAGGTGGATGTTGATACATTAGATAATATAGCAAATCGATACGGAGTAAGGAATATTGATTTAATTAAATTAGATGTTGAGGGCTGGGAGAAGTTTGTATTATATGGAGGTGAACGCACAATGAAGGATAATTCTCCTGTGATTATGGTAGAGTTTACTGAGGAGAATACATTCTCTGCTGGCTACCATGTACAAGAATTATATGATATTCTTGAGGCTTGGGGATATAAGTGGTATCGGTATATAGATAAAAAGTTAGTTTTTGAAAAAAAACAACTTCATTATCCTTACGATAATCTGTTTGCAATAAAAGATATTGATACCGTTAATAAAAGGCTTGCTATTGACTAA
- a CDS encoding glycosyltransferase family 4 protein, with protein MATILFVGHEASRSGAPFTQLHLMRWIKEHTSHKMALVLLEGGGLVSEFQELADVCIVSSPKFSLHTRIWSKLNRMSGRQHDNTLNQIVAYAPDVIFANSLVAINYGILLKEKIGVKLICNIHELEFAMIYAPAGGYIDALHKADLLMMGSHAVKDFYLNNFSVDPSKVSVIYDFIADEDPLRAALVDIREVYNIPASAKIVGGMGSLQWRKGYDIFSYVAREVIERSPDTYFIWVGGNKRSYEYKLLEREVRLLGLAHRLILAGEQTDINSYYEAFDVFLLTSREDPFPLVCLESALAKTPIICFENAGGMPEFVREDAGYVVEYVNIDQMAEKSLALLNDETLRKQMGDVGRERALNNHTISKLGPSILKLIESAL; from the coding sequence ATGGCAACCATCCTTTTCGTAGGGCATGAAGCAAGTAGAAGCGGAGCTCCTTTTACGCAGTTGCACTTAATGCGATGGATCAAAGAGCATACATCGCACAAAATGGCGCTTGTGCTATTAGAAGGCGGAGGGTTAGTTAGTGAATTTCAGGAATTAGCAGATGTCTGTATAGTAAGTAGCCCTAAGTTTTCACTTCATACTCGAATATGGTCAAAATTGAACCGTATGAGTGGAAGGCAACATGATAATACATTAAATCAAATTGTTGCATACGCTCCTGATGTAATATTTGCTAATTCCCTAGTTGCAATTAACTATGGCATCTTATTAAAAGAAAAAATAGGTGTTAAATTAATTTGCAACATTCATGAGTTAGAATTTGCTATGATTTATGCACCTGCTGGTGGATATATTGATGCCCTCCACAAAGCAGATTTGTTGATGATGGGGTCACATGCAGTCAAAGACTTTTATCTAAATAATTTTTCGGTTGATCCCAGTAAGGTTTCTGTTATATACGATTTTATTGCTGACGAGGACCCTTTACGTGCAGCGCTTGTAGATATACGTGAAGTATATAATATTCCTGCTAGTGCTAAAATAGTGGGAGGTATGGGAAGCCTGCAATGGCGTAAGGGATACGATATCTTCTCTTATGTAGCCCGCGAAGTAATCGAACGTTCCCCAGACACTTATTTTATCTGGGTTGGCGGTAATAAAAGATCCTACGAATATAAGTTGCTTGAGCGCGAGGTAAGATTACTCGGACTAGCACACAGGCTTATTCTGGCTGGAGAGCAAACTGATATTAACAGTTACTATGAGGCCTTTGATGTCTTTTTGCTAACCTCCCGCGAAGACCCTTTCCCCTTAGTGTGCTTGGAATCTGCTTTAGCTAAAACACCCATCATCTGTTTCGAAAATGCAGGAGGCATGCCTGAGTTTGTGCGGGAAGACGCTGGCTATGTAGTAGAGTATGTCAACATTGACCAAATGGCAGAGAAATCCTTAGCGTTGCTCAATGATGAAACTCTTCGTAAGCAAATGGGCGATGTTGGCCGAGAACGTGCACTAAATAACCATACAATTAGCAAGCTAGGGCCTTCTATTCTCAAATTGATTGAAAGCGCTTTGTAG
- a CDS encoding glycosyltransferase family 2 protein, which produces MQPLISIILPTYNSDATLSIALSSIVSQVFRNFEVVIIDGQSTDNTIVTIDAYSGSDLNIKWVSEPDKGIYDAMNKGISLASGSWLYFLGSDDYLHDANVFKDIAAILSNTEADFVYGDAIVSSNGQRHDGEVDLMILLTKRNVCHQAIFYRRSVFNKIGLYNLKYPVVADWDFNIRCFQNDDIKKKYITRDIVVFNNVTGVSSLHHTDPFYDMVPATYIKELNKIKQERNDIISSRSYKIGEAIYGLLKRTGIVMLLNKFRN; this is translated from the coding sequence GTGCAACCATTAATATCAATAATTCTTCCGACTTACAATAGTGATGCTACATTAAGTATAGCACTTAGTAGTATAGTATCGCAAGTATTTCGGAATTTTGAGGTTGTTATAATCGACGGTCAATCAACTGATAATACTATTGTAACTATAGATGCATATTCTGGTTCGGACTTGAATATTAAGTGGGTGTCTGAGCCTGATAAGGGAATTTATGATGCCATGAATAAAGGAATAAGTTTAGCTAGTGGTAGCTGGCTTTATTTCTTAGGAAGCGATGATTATTTGCATGATGCAAATGTCTTCAAAGACATTGCAGCAATACTATCTAACACAGAAGCTGATTTTGTATATGGTGATGCTATTGTCTCAAGTAATGGACAGAGGCATGATGGCGAGGTAGACTTAATGATTTTGCTTACAAAGCGTAACGTGTGTCATCAAGCCATATTCTATCGGCGAAGTGTATTCAATAAAATTGGGCTTTATAACTTGAAATATCCAGTGGTCGCAGATTGGGACTTTAATATTCGTTGTTTTCAAAATGATGATATTAAAAAGAAATACATTACAAGGGACATAGTCGTGTTTAATAATGTGACGGGAGTGAGCAGCTTGCATCACACAGACCCGTTCTATGATATGGTTCCAGCGACCTATATTAAAGAATTAAATAAAATCAAACAAGAGAGGAATGATATAATATCATCTAGATCCTATAAGATTGGCGAGGCTATTTATGGTCTCCTAAAAAGAACAGGTATTGTAATGCTATTAAATAAATTCAGGAATTAG
- a CDS encoding NAD-dependent epimerase/dehydratase family protein has product MGLITCIIGGAGFIGKAVVEELLLRNDRQVIVVGRAPAASHLPATVRYVQNPTGATDELLEGLLAGVDEVIDLAYATVPQTSFHNPVNDILVNLPEAVRLFEHASRWSLRKFVWVSSGGTVYGHAHNVPLTEEHTTNPVSPYGITKLAIEKYAHLYHHTAQLPIVCVRPSNAYGEGQRVYAGQGFVATAIASLLDRRTLSLFGEEGTIRDYLHVRDVARGIVAALVDGQAGQVYNIGSGVGHSNRQVLDILAPLAVARDLPLNIQILPERAFDVKVNVLDSSKLHAHTGWTPTVRFEEGLQQTWEWYVKNHKS; this is encoded by the coding sequence GTGGGTCTTATTACGTGTATTATTGGCGGAGCCGGATTTATTGGCAAAGCAGTAGTTGAAGAGCTACTGCTGCGCAATGACCGGCAAGTCATCGTTGTCGGGCGCGCACCCGCTGCGTCGCATTTGCCAGCGACTGTTCGCTATGTGCAAAACCCGACCGGAGCTACGGACGAGCTATTAGAAGGGCTGTTAGCTGGCGTTGACGAAGTGATAGATCTGGCCTATGCCACAGTGCCCCAGACCAGTTTCCATAATCCAGTAAACGATATTTTAGTTAATCTGCCTGAAGCTGTGCGTCTGTTTGAACATGCTTCGCGGTGGTCATTAAGAAAATTTGTATGGGTTTCGTCGGGCGGAACTGTGTATGGCCATGCACATAATGTCCCCTTAACGGAAGAGCACACAACAAATCCGGTATCGCCGTATGGGATCACGAAGCTGGCCATTGAGAAATATGCTCATCTTTACCATCACACGGCACAGCTGCCAATAGTTTGTGTGCGGCCCTCCAACGCATATGGTGAAGGCCAGCGAGTATATGCCGGACAAGGGTTTGTAGCTACTGCCATCGCGTCTCTCCTTGACCGCCGAACACTAAGTCTGTTCGGCGAGGAGGGTACTATTCGCGATTATCTGCATGTACGCGATGTAGCCCGCGGTATTGTGGCGGCGTTGGTTGATGGGCAAGCCGGCCAGGTTTATAATATAGGCAGTGGTGTAGGACACAGCAATCGGCAAGTACTTGATATACTTGCACCCTTGGCAGTGGCTCGAGACTTGCCTTTGAACATTCAGATACTGCCTGAACGCGCCTTTGATGTGAAGGTTAATGTGTTAGATAGTAGCAAGCTACATGCTCATACTGGGTGGACTCCCACCGTACGTTTTGAAGAAGGATTACAGCAAACTTGGGAGTGGTACGTTAAAAATCATAAATCTTAA
- a CDS encoding ABC transporter ATP-binding protein produces MSDIAIRVEELGKLYRLGEIGTGTITHDLNRWWARLRGQEDPFAKIGETNDRTAKGQSDYVWSLKDVNFEVKQGEVLGIIGRNGAGKSTLLKILSKVTAPTTGRIKIKGRIASLLEVGTGFHPELTGRENIFLNGAILGMSKAEIRSKFDEIVDFSGVERYIDTPVKRYSSGMYVRLAFAVSAFLEPEILIVDEVLAVGDAEFQKKCLGRMKDVSVNDGRTVLFVSHNMSAVANLCTRICYLENGNIIKQGNVKECIDLYFSRSTNNQQTELKKILKSDPDFDFLDFKLSSKRSNDTFYTSDTISFYYDYLVKRDMHGLRIGFDLVDNMDTVIFRSFHDDLEKETSFFELGAYRSYAEIPANILAEGDYYIKLRIGVHNVRWIIHDEVSVKVSIAKVDSLNSNYNDNRPGLVAPVINWETKHHNTHA; encoded by the coding sequence ATGAGTGACATTGCCATAAGAGTAGAAGAGTTAGGGAAGCTGTACCGTCTTGGTGAAATCGGCACGGGCACTATCACCCACGACCTGAACCGCTGGTGGGCACGCCTACGCGGACAGGAGGACCCGTTTGCCAAGATAGGGGAGACCAACGACCGCACAGCTAAAGGCCAGAGCGACTATGTCTGGTCGCTGAAGGATGTAAACTTTGAGGTGAAGCAGGGTGAGGTGCTCGGCATCATTGGCCGTAATGGGGCTGGTAAGTCTACGTTGCTGAAGATTTTATCAAAGGTTACGGCGCCTACAACCGGTCGCATTAAGATAAAGGGCCGAATCGCCTCCTTATTGGAGGTAGGAACCGGCTTTCACCCAGAGCTGACAGGGCGAGAGAATATCTTTCTCAATGGGGCTATTTTGGGTATGAGCAAAGCTGAGATCCGCAGCAAATTCGACGAGATTGTTGACTTCTCTGGAGTAGAACGCTATATCGATACGCCTGTTAAGCGATATAGTAGCGGTATGTATGTACGCTTAGCATTTGCTGTCTCAGCCTTCTTAGAACCAGAAATACTAATAGTAGACGAAGTTCTTGCTGTAGGCGACGCCGAGTTTCAGAAGAAGTGCTTAGGTCGAATGAAGGATGTAAGTGTTAATGATGGGCGTACGGTACTTTTCGTAAGTCATAACATGTCGGCTGTAGCAAATTTATGCACCCGCATTTGTTATTTGGAGAATGGAAATATCATTAAGCAAGGCAATGTTAAAGAATGTATAGATCTGTATTTTAGTAGAAGCACCAATAACCAGCAAACTGAGCTTAAGAAGATATTAAAAAGTGATCCAGATTTTGATTTTTTAGACTTCAAATTAAGTTCTAAAAGAAGCAATGATACTTTTTATACAAGTGACACAATAAGTTTTTATTATGATTATCTAGTTAAAAGAGATATGCATGGGTTAAGAATAGGTTTTGATCTCGTAGATAACATGGATACTGTCATATTTAGGTCTTTTCATGATGATCTAGAAAAAGAAACTAGTTTCTTTGAATTAGGAGCGTATCGAAGCTATGCCGAGATTCCAGCTAATATTTTGGCGGAAGGTGATTACTATATAAAACTGAGAATTGGTGTACATAATGTTAGATGGATTATTCACGATGAAGTCAGTGTGAAAGTGTCAATAGCTAAAGTGGATAGCTTAAACAGTAATTATAATGACAATAGGCCTGGTTTAGTAGCGCCAGTAATAAATTGGGAAACAAAACACCATAATACACATGCGTAA